The following are from one region of the Corylus avellana chromosome ca1, CavTom2PMs-1.0 genome:
- the LOC132168224 gene encoding uncharacterized protein LOC132168224 codes for MKKEQQREGLATARRAGLHSSRLTTESGGVRSLRMEEKESSRAFSHWWWALASGAQLGWGVLSYRRGCAGASRLMPLKAFAVASLFVGAGASASVSVLHASGIYKVEDLLEVGANIRRGLRVRPRTGEE; via the exons ATGAAGAAAGAACAACAAAGAGAGGGGTTGGCAACAGCAAGGAGAGCTGGCCTTCATAGCTCGAGACTGACGACCGAGAGCGGCGGAGTACGATCCCTCAGGATGGAGGAGAAGGAAAGTAGCAGGGCCTTCAGCCACTGGTGGTGGGCTCTGGCCAGCGGTGCCCAGTTGGGTTGGGGCGTTTTGTCGTACAGAAGAGGCTGCGCCGGGGCATCACGCCTCATGCCCTTAAAAGCCTTCGCCGTTGCCTCCCTCTTCGTCGGCGCCGGTGCCTCCGCCTCCGTATCCGTGCTACATGCCTCCGGCATCTACAAG GTGGAAGACCTCTTGGAAGTGGGTGCAAATATAAGAAGGGGACTTAGGGTTCGTCCAAGGACAGGAGAAGAATAA